Proteins from one Planctomycetota bacterium genomic window:
- a CDS encoding PD40 domain-containing protein, producing the protein MKICFPPKYYLFTTITTIIINLICIICFTGVRITAEDSPTDKNTQIAVDFYKLGEQKFNEKKYDEALNLFSKSLEYVPDFMKALVKAAETCECLKDEISALKYYKTCLQILEIKEDLSDEEVKIKDKAEIKIKQIGAFEEALVKCGQEITAELLLLGKETIEELDYLIAADIFNLVLKIDSGITVAEDSLKQVASLEKEEGVSSNVNKELENLYYGLGQKSLAESKFKEAEDYFRKTLVNSENPLPVYMKLAEACEKLNESVKATKYYRLSLKILENKRNPTADETKTLNSVRQKIKQSDKFGKTFAKIKTEGAKKYLAQGNTALNKGYRYFAAQAFMMTLVIDPENQSATKSLESLEKFKVKVDSIGARDNLPELIKQLGDSFSEKRESAHKRLIALGSELIVKYWETLYAKKNTQAVKADFKKLVKALQDAEQDKDQEVKARANQVLLALWERVKPKILFASSTQPHQIWIMDTDGKNKKPLTNTEANNSAATWSRDGQKIIFVSNRKGNQDVYIMDVDGENLRQLTNDAANEGISDCSPGGKKITFSSDKDGSTKVYLMDMDGKNQQKLIDQNNSCVGRWSPDGKKVVYEAADGKQYQLYVMDIADKKTVKLTDSAGDNSNPSWSPDGKKIAFCSDRDGTAGDMLSRRIYVMDADGKNQKMITPVNGNGPSWSPDGKKITFLSWTGGDMGVLVMNADGSGVQVLTRGSNPSWSPVFEELIDCFESEGK; encoded by the coding sequence ATGAAAATTTGTTTCCCACCTAAATATTACTTGTTCACGACCATTACTACAATAATAATAAACTTGATTTGTATTATTTGTTTCACTGGAGTCAGAATCACTGCCGAAGACTCTCCGACGGATAAAAACACGCAGATTGCGGTAGATTTCTATAAATTGGGCGAGCAAAAATTCAACGAGAAGAAATACGATGAGGCATTGAATCTTTTCAGCAAATCGTTGGAATATGTTCCTGATTTTATGAAGGCTTTGGTTAAAGCCGCAGAAACCTGCGAATGCCTCAAAGATGAAATAAGCGCATTAAAATACTATAAAACGTGCCTTCAAATATTGGAAATAAAAGAGGATTTATCGGATGAAGAAGTTAAGATTAAAGATAAGGCGGAAATCAAAATAAAGCAGATTGGCGCTTTTGAGGAGGCTTTGGTAAAATGCGGACAGGAGATTACGGCGGAATTGTTGCTATTAGGAAAGGAAACGATTGAAGAACTGGATTATCTTATTGCTGCGGATATATTTAACTTGGTATTGAAAATCGACTCCGGTATTACGGTGGCAGAAGATTCGTTGAAGCAGGTTGCATCTCTGGAAAAAGAGGAAGGGGTTTCTTCTAATGTAAATAAAGAACTGGAAAACCTGTATTACGGGCTGGGGCAGAAAAGCCTTGCGGAGTCGAAATTCAAGGAGGCCGAAGACTATTTCAGGAAAACCTTGGTTAACTCCGAAAATCCGTTGCCCGTATACATGAAATTAGCTGAGGCTTGCGAGAAATTAAATGAATCCGTCAAAGCGACAAAATACTATCGCCTGTCTTTGAAAATACTGGAAAACAAACGCAACCCGACAGCGGATGAAACCAAAACGCTTAATTCGGTCAGGCAGAAAATCAAGCAGTCGGATAAATTCGGGAAGACTTTCGCTAAAATAAAAACAGAAGGAGCCAAGAAATATTTGGCGCAGGGAAATACTGCTCTTAATAAAGGATACCGCTATTTTGCCGCCCAGGCTTTTATGATGACGCTAGTAATTGACCCGGAGAATCAAAGCGCGACAAAATCGCTTGAATCGCTGGAAAAGTTTAAGGTGAAGGTGGATAGCATTGGCGCCCGGGATAACCTGCCTGAATTAATCAAACAACTGGGTGACAGTTTCTCGGAGAAACGGGAGTCAGCCCATAAAAGGCTAATCGCCCTCGGGAGTGAATTAATCGTCAAATACTGGGAGACCCTTTATGCCAAGAAAAATACCCAGGCGGTGAAAGCGGATTTCAAGAAATTGGTTAAGGCGTTGCAGGATGCCGAACAGGATAAGGACCAGGAGGTGAAAGCCCGTGCCAATCAAGTTCTTCTCGCCCTCTGGGAAAGAGTCAAGCCGAAGATTCTTTTTGCGTCATCTACCCAGCCGCATCAGATTTGGATAATGGATACTGACGGCAAAAACAAGAAGCCGCTTACTAATACCGAAGCCAATAATAGTGCTGCAACTTGGAGCCGGGATGGGCAAAAAATAATATTCGTTTCTAATCGAAAAGGAAATCAGGATGTTTATATCATGGATGTGGATGGCGAAAATTTGAGGCAACTAACTAATGATGCGGCTAATGAAGGCATCTCTGATTGCAGCCCGGGCGGAAAAAAAATCACCTTTTCTTCGGATAAAGATGGCTCCACTAAAGTTTATTTAATGGATATGGACGGAAAAAACCAGCAAAAACTAATCGACCAGAATAATAGTTGTGTCGGCCGATGGAGTCCGGATGGGAAAAAAGTTGTTTATGAGGCAGCTGATGGCAAGCAATACCAGCTTTATGTTATGGATATTGCTGACAAAAAGACGGTTAAGTTAACTGATAGTGCCGGAGATAATTCGAATCCTAGTTGGTCGCCGGATGGCAAAAAGATCGCGTTTTGTTCAGACCGGGACGGTACGGCTGGAGACATGTTAAGCCGCCGGATTTATGTCATGGATGCCGATGGGAAAAACCAGAAAATGATAACTCCGGTTAATGGGAATGGCCCGTCATGGAGCCCGGATGGCAAAAAGATTACTTTTCTTTCCTGGACGGGCGGCGATATGGGGGTGCTGGTGATGAACGCAGATGGCTCTGGCGTTCAGGTATTAACCAGGGGAAGCAATCCTTCCTGGTCGCCGGTGTTTGAAGAGCTAATTGACTGCTTTGAATCCGAAGGTAAATAA
- a CDS encoding NAD-dependent epimerase/dehydratase family protein, with translation MKVLVTGGTGFVGSHLAETLLKQGDEVFCLVRKQSNLRWLSNLKVNYIYGEMADKDSLIEAVKSKDIIYNVAGVIKSPNRAEYEKGNYIATKNLIEATFQHNRNLSRFVHISSLAVVGPCAGNICHTEDAKPCPITDYGQTKLKGELEVTKYRDFMPITIIRPPVVYGPRDTGLYFYFQAVSIGVKPVFSKTKHVSLIHIDDLARGIISAAASQKSKGGIYFIANEEPVKTNYLANLTEQAIGKKAKTLYLSDRFLSAAATVCEAVCAFSGETPIFNRQKARELAQMLWGCSAEKAYRDFGFKASIPLEEGFRKTALWYKENGWI, from the coding sequence ATGAAAGTTTTAGTTACCGGTGGAACGGGTTTTGTCGGCAGTCACCTCGCAGAAACCCTGCTCAAACAAGGCGATGAGGTCTTTTGCCTGGTGCGTAAGCAAAGCAACCTGAGATGGCTTTCCAATCTCAAGGTCAACTACATCTACGGGGAGATGGCGGATAAGGATTCGCTCATCGAGGCGGTCAAATCCAAGGATATCATCTACAACGTCGCTGGAGTAATCAAGTCCCCCAACCGCGCCGAATACGAGAAAGGCAATTACATAGCCACAAAGAACCTGATAGAGGCAACCTTCCAACATAACCGCAATTTATCCAGATTCGTCCATATAAGCAGCTTAGCCGTGGTCGGCCCGTGCGCGGGGAACATCTGCCATACGGAAGATGCCAAGCCCTGCCCGATTACGGATTACGGCCAGACCAAGCTAAAAGGCGAGCTGGAGGTGACTAAATACAGGGATTTTATGCCCATAACCATCATCCGTCCGCCGGTGGTCTATGGGCCGCGCGATACGGGACTGTATTTCTATTTCCAGGCGGTGTCCATTGGCGTAAAACCGGTATTTTCCAAAACCAAGCACGTCAGCCTGATTCATATAGATGATTTGGCCAGAGGAATCATATCCGCCGCCGCGAGCCAGAAGTCAAAAGGCGGGATATATTTTATCGCCAATGAGGAACCGGTCAAGACCAATTACCTGGCAAACCTGACCGAGCAGGCAATCGGCAAAAAGGCCAAAACCCTGTATTTATCCGACCGGTTTTTATCCGCGGCGGCCACGGTTTGCGAAGCGGTGTGCGCTTTCAGCGGAGAAACGCCCATTTTCAACCGCCAGAAGGCAAGGGAACTGGCACAGATGCTCTGGGGCTGTTCGGCAGAGAAGGCCTACCGGGATTTCGGCTTTAAAGCATCCATACCGCTCGAGGAAGGCTTCCGTAAAACGGCCCTCTGGTATAAGGAAAACGGCTGGATTTGA
- the rpsB gene encoding 30S ribosomal protein S2, which produces MELASVKELIQAGAHLGHTVSRWNPRMKQFIFGKQNKTHIIDIKHTLKGMVIAQHYLAEVAKKNGIVLFVGTKQQIKAMVKDEATRCNMPYVSERWLGGTLTNFNTIRSRLSKLIELETMEKDGSLSRYNKKEISMFNRELAKLRRNLSGIKSMARLPDALIAVDYKDSKIPIREAKAMKIRTIGLIDTDGDPTGVDIVIPINDDGMRAINLVLKQMADAIIEGQTNAKIEKVTPLEKEKPKKVKEAK; this is translated from the coding sequence ATGGAATTAGCATCGGTCAAAGAATTAATTCAGGCAGGCGCCCATCTGGGGCATACGGTCAGCCGCTGGAACCCGAGGATGAAGCAGTTTATTTTCGGCAAGCAGAACAAAACCCATATCATCGATATCAAGCACACTTTGAAAGGTATGGTCATTGCCCAGCATTATCTGGCTGAAGTAGCCAAGAAAAACGGCATCGTCCTTTTTGTCGGGACCAAGCAGCAAATCAAGGCAATGGTCAAAGACGAAGCTACCCGTTGCAACATGCCGTATGTCAGCGAACGCTGGCTGGGAGGAACTCTCACTAATTTCAACACTATCCGTAGTAGGTTGAGCAAGCTGATAGAGTTGGAAACCATGGAAAAAGACGGCTCGCTTTCCAGGTATAACAAGAAGGAAATCTCGATGTTTAACAGGGAACTGGCAAAACTGAGGCGCAACCTTAGCGGGATAAAAAGCATGGCACGCCTGCCGGATGCCCTGATTGCCGTTGATTATAAAGACAGCAAAATACCCATCAGGGAAGCCAAAGCGATGAAAATAAGAACAATCGGATTAATCGATACGGACGGCGACCCGACCGGAGTGGATATCGTCATCCCCATTAATGATGACGGCATGCGCGCGATAAACCTGGTTTTAAAACAGATGGCGGATGCGATTATCGAAGGGCAAACAAACGCCAAGATTGAAAAAGTCACCCCCTTGGAAAAGGAAAAACCTAAGAAAGTAAAGGAGGCAAAATAA
- a CDS encoding 6,7-dimethyl-8-ribityllumazine synthase, whose protein sequence is MGKVYQGKLSGDKKRFCIIVSRFNELLTKKLLDGAMDRLLRHDVKETDIDVVWTPGSFEIPLVAQKISGKKKYDAVICLGAIIRGDTPHFDYIASETAKGIAQVSLVSGVPLEFGIITADTLEDAIERAGIKKGNKGAQAAEAAIEMANLVEQL, encoded by the coding sequence ATGGGCAAAGTTTATCAGGGAAAATTGTCCGGAGATAAGAAACGTTTCTGCATCATCGTCAGCCGCTTCAACGAACTCCTGACCAAGAAGCTTCTGGACGGGGCAATGGATAGACTTTTGCGCCATGACGTCAAGGAAACCGATATCGACGTGGTTTGGACCCCCGGCTCTTTTGAAATTCCCCTGGTTGCCCAGAAGATTTCCGGCAAGAAGAAATACGACGCGGTCATATGTTTAGGCGCAATTATCCGGGGAGACACGCCCCATTTTGATTACATTGCCAGCGAAACTGCCAAGGGAATTGCACAGGTAAGCCTGGTTTCCGGCGTTCCGTTGGAATTCGGGATTATCACGGCCGACACGCTGGAAGACGCCATCGAACGCGCCGGAATCAAGAAAGGCAACAAAGGCGCGCAGGCAGCCGAGGCAGCCATTGAAATGGCAAACCTCGTGGAACAGTTGTAA
- the tsf gene encoding translation elongation factor Ts, translating to MAEVSAQSVKELRERTGTSVMECKKALVESSGDIQKALDYLKHRGVKLAEKKQGKTTTAGRVGSYIHSNGKVGVLVELGCETDFVANNEEFKELLHEISLQIAAMNPIYVCREEIPPEVITKEKEYFRKEVLEQQQKEGKEKPAAVTEKIIDGKIEKIFYTQRCLLEQAFVKDDAKKIQDLIKDKIAKFGENIVVKRFRRFEIGKE from the coding sequence ATGGCCGAAGTAAGCGCTCAATCCGTAAAAGAGTTACGCGAAAGAACCGGGACAAGCGTAATGGAATGCAAAAAAGCCCTGGTTGAAAGCAGCGGGGACATACAAAAAGCACTCGATTATTTAAAGCACCGCGGAGTAAAACTCGCGGAAAAGAAACAAGGTAAAACAACCACCGCCGGACGGGTCGGTTCTTACATACACTCCAACGGCAAAGTCGGGGTCCTTGTGGAACTGGGCTGCGAAACCGATTTCGTGGCTAATAACGAGGAGTTCAAGGAACTCCTGCATGAAATCTCCCTGCAGATTGCGGCCATGAATCCGATTTATGTCTGCCGGGAGGAAATACCGCCTGAAGTAATTACTAAGGAAAAAGAATATTTCCGCAAGGAAGTCCTGGAACAGCAGCAGAAAGAAGGCAAGGAAAAACCGGCGGCCGTTACCGAAAAGATAATTGACGGAAAAATAGAAAAGATATTTTACACCCAACGCTGCCTTTTAGAACAAGCATTTGTCAAGGACGATGCTAAAAAGATACAGGATTTAATCAAAGATAAAATCGCTAAATTCGGCGAAAATATCGTGGTAAAGCGATTCAGGCGGTTTGAAATAGGCAAGGAATAA
- a CDS encoding UMP kinase, with amino-acid sequence MPKSAKFKRVLLKISGEGFCHTGGKGIDINEIKFIAQEIVSASQTGAQLAVIVGGGNIVRGSQLSKLGVTRATADYMGMLGTIINSLALQDVIEKMGTPTRLLTAIPMEVIAEPFIRRRSIRHLEKGRVIIFAAGTGNPHFTTDTTAALRAVEINADVIFKATKVDGVYDDDPMKNPQAKIYKSLSYMKVLNEGLKVMDSTAITLCMENKIPVIVFNMKKPGNILNVVKGGKIGTVIS; translated from the coding sequence ATGCCCAAAAGCGCGAAGTTTAAACGGGTGCTTCTCAAAATTAGTGGAGAAGGTTTCTGTCACACCGGCGGCAAAGGCATTGATATCAACGAGATAAAATTCATCGCTCAGGAAATCGTTTCTGCGTCCCAGACCGGAGCCCAATTAGCCGTGATCGTAGGCGGTGGCAATATCGTACGCGGCTCTCAATTAAGCAAACTTGGCGTCACCCGGGCAACCGCAGATTATATGGGTATGCTCGGCACAATCATTAACTCACTGGCACTTCAAGACGTCATCGAAAAGATGGGGACCCCAACCAGACTCTTGACAGCAATCCCGATGGAAGTAATCGCCGAACCTTTTATCAGGAGGCGCAGCATCAGGCATCTGGAAAAAGGGCGGGTGATAATATTCGCGGCCGGCACGGGCAATCCCCATTTTACCACGGATACCACGGCGGCTTTACGCGCCGTGGAAATCAATGCAGATGTAATATTTAAGGCCACCAAGGTGGACGGCGTTTATGATGATGATCCGATGAAAAATCCGCAAGCCAAAATATATAAGTCACTCTCCTATATGAAGGTGTTAAACGAAGGGCTTAAAGTGATGGATTCAACAGCCATCACGCTTTGCATGGAAAATAAAATCCCCGTCATCGTATTCAACATGAAAAAACCCGGTAATATTCTGAATGTCGTCAAAGGCGGAAAAATCGGGACTGTTATTTCCTAA
- a CDS encoding FHA domain-containing protein encodes MPKLIITQGMQTTGFLVKNDITTIGRTDDNNLPLKDIKISRAHCQIVKTPSGYKIVDLNSGNGTRVNNEKIKERVLQDKDLIKVGDVQIVFDATESSSASQSPVKVPVKTSASVAQSDMDHQQTVIVKPAVVVKAVSTVSKPSVANGGVKTAGTPISVKPSTIPAKKGAGASFSKLSGLKKPGKPLSSRKTKTGKANGDDNSEENGSSVAKPKKSNTLLIGIISAVVLVVIIGTVLMMGGSKDKGKEESPAKSETKELYEKIQTASQKGNYQEGLELCDKFLERYKTSKLASKVKETQEDLQKRMARETEAQLQWKPLKAEADAAGTDEASGVLAKLKTFAEKYNGTQAATFAVDEAEKLQNLIQMTNSPARQFNELRARIYRELVSQNKYDEAIKEFEDFMKQNSGDSIICEQIKQEVNQLKEKK; translated from the coding sequence ATGCCTAAACTGATAATTACCCAAGGAATGCAAACAACAGGGTTTCTCGTCAAAAACGACATCACGACTATAGGTCGTACAGATGATAATAACCTGCCTCTCAAGGATATAAAGATATCCAGAGCGCATTGCCAGATTGTCAAAACTCCTTCCGGCTATAAGATAGTTGATTTAAATAGCGGTAATGGGACACGTGTTAATAACGAAAAGATAAAGGAACGAGTTTTACAGGATAAAGACCTGATAAAAGTTGGTGATGTGCAGATAGTTTTTGATGCCACTGAAAGTTCCTCGGCAAGCCAGTCTCCTGTCAAAGTGCCTGTAAAAACTTCAGCTTCTGTCGCTCAGTCGGATATGGATCACCAGCAAACCGTGATAGTGAAACCGGCTGTTGTCGTTAAAGCTGTTTCTACTGTCAGCAAGCCTTCTGTGGCTAATGGCGGGGTAAAGACTGCTGGTACGCCTATCTCAGTTAAGCCTTCAACCATACCTGCCAAAAAAGGCGCTGGCGCCAGTTTTTCAAAGTTATCCGGATTAAAGAAACCGGGGAAACCACTTTCATCCAGGAAAACTAAAACAGGAAAAGCGAACGGTGATGATAATTCGGAAGAAAATGGTTCTTCTGTCGCCAAGCCCAAAAAATCGAATACTCTCCTTATCGGCATAATAAGCGCGGTGGTTCTTGTGGTTATTATCGGAACCGTTTTAATGATGGGCGGCTCCAAAGATAAAGGCAAAGAGGAATCGCCCGCAAAATCAGAAACGAAGGAATTATACGAAAAAATACAAACAGCTTCCCAGAAAGGCAATTATCAGGAAGGGCTGGAGCTTTGTGATAAGTTTTTAGAACGGTACAAGACTTCAAAGCTTGCGTCTAAGGTAAAAGAAACCCAGGAAGATTTGCAAAAGCGCATGGCGCGTGAAACAGAAGCGCAGTTACAGTGGAAACCGTTAAAAGCCGAAGCCGATGCGGCCGGGACTGATGAAGCCAGCGGTGTTTTGGCTAAACTGAAAACGTTTGCTGAAAAGTATAACGGGACTCAGGCAGCAACCTTTGCTGTTGACGAGGCAGAAAAACTTCAAAACTTGATTCAAATGACCAATAGTCCCGCAAGGCAATTCAATGAATTGCGTGCCAGAATTTACCGTGAGCTGGTTAGCCAAAATAAATACGATGAAGCCATCAAGGAGTTTGAGGATTTCATGAAACAGAATTCCGGCGATTCCATAATTTGCGAACAAATCAAGCAAGAAGTCAACCAGCTGAAAGAAAAGAAGTAG